A single region of the Arthrobacter sp. zg-Y820 genome encodes:
- a CDS encoding MarR family transcriptional regulator: METVDQTDEDLLLEHQLCFALSVASRSVVGAYKPVLENLGLTHPQYLVMLALWEQSPRSVRSLGGALAMDPATLSPMLKRLEAAGLVARNRAPGDDRSLAVDLTETGRALRQKAAAVPDTMMGRLGLTRAQVQELNGTMRQLITTAQAAAASPEPSRPGNKPAGV, encoded by the coding sequence GTGGAAACAGTGGACCAGACTGACGAGGACCTCCTGTTGGAGCATCAGCTGTGCTTTGCCCTCTCCGTGGCTTCCCGGAGCGTTGTCGGCGCCTACAAGCCGGTCCTAGAAAACCTGGGACTCACCCATCCGCAGTACCTCGTGATGCTCGCGCTCTGGGAGCAGAGTCCGCGCAGCGTCCGCAGCCTCGGCGGCGCCCTCGCCATGGACCCGGCCACACTGTCGCCGATGCTGAAGAGGTTGGAGGCAGCCGGCCTGGTGGCCCGCAACCGCGCGCCCGGAGATGACCGGTCCCTGGCCGTCGACCTGACGGAGACCGGCCGGGCGCTGCGCCAAAAAGCCGCTGCCGTGCCGGACACCATGATGGGCCGGCTGGGCCTGACCCGGGCACAGGTGCAGGAACTGAACGGCACCATGCGTCAGCTGATCACTACCGCGCAGGCCGCCGCGGCCAGCCCCGAACCGAGCCGGCCCGGGAACAAGCCGGCCGGGGTATAG
- a CDS encoding 3-methyladenine DNA glycosylase produces the protein MPLSRQHRERVQPFVDGFLARRSAGRKHPVEDFLFTYYSQKPGQLLRWHPGAGVVLTGPAAAERTDWKFHRTLTAAELASEGLDAGTTAVTVDLAAFAEARGSTVDFTRMLLSRTAARKPSLGCFGLHEWAMAYKSETNGIRHDYLQLRLGAQGTDELVEKSRIRCTHIDAFRFYTPQAVPLNELTPTRETQPDLEQPGCLHANMDLYKWTYKLVPLLPSDLVMDCFELSWRIREMDMRASPYDLEDWGYTPIPVETPAGRGLYAGAQRDFSAESQQLRARILGLLEPLQEQPCNQNPPAGSTAPDPRPTT, from the coding sequence CTGCCGCTGAGCCGGCAGCACCGCGAGCGCGTACAGCCCTTTGTGGACGGTTTCCTCGCCCGCCGTTCGGCGGGACGGAAGCACCCGGTGGAGGATTTCCTCTTTACCTATTACTCACAGAAGCCGGGGCAGCTGCTGCGCTGGCATCCCGGGGCCGGCGTCGTCCTGACCGGACCGGCGGCTGCCGAGCGCACGGATTGGAAGTTCCACCGCACGCTGACCGCGGCGGAATTGGCCAGCGAGGGGCTCGACGCCGGCACCACTGCCGTCACGGTCGATCTGGCTGCGTTCGCCGAAGCACGGGGCAGCACCGTGGACTTCACCCGAATGCTGCTCTCCCGCACCGCCGCCCGGAAGCCCTCGCTTGGCTGCTTCGGTTTGCACGAGTGGGCCATGGCCTACAAATCCGAAACCAACGGCATCCGGCATGACTACCTGCAGCTGCGCCTGGGCGCACAAGGGACCGACGAACTGGTGGAGAAGAGCCGGATCCGCTGCACCCACATCGACGCGTTCCGGTTCTACACGCCCCAGGCCGTGCCGCTGAACGAGCTGACGCCCACCCGCGAGACCCAGCCGGACCTGGAACAACCCGGGTGCCTGCATGCCAACATGGACCTGTACAAGTGGACGTACAAACTGGTGCCGCTGCTGCCCAGCGACCTGGTGATGGATTGCTTCGAGCTGTCCTGGCGCATCCGGGAGATGGACATGCGCGCGTCCCCCTATGACCTGGAGGACTGGGGCTACACCCCGATCCCGGTCGAGACACCGGCCGGCCGCGGACTATATGCTGGCGCCCAGCGCGACTTCAGCGCGGAATCACAGCAGCTGCGGGCCCGCATCCTGGGCCTGCTGGAACCTCTTCAGGAGCAGCCGTGCAACCAGAACCCACCGGCCGGATCCACCGCACCGGACCCCAGGCCTACGACCTGA
- a CDS encoding SRPBCC domain-containing protein, whose amino-acid sequence MQPEPTGRIHRTGPQAYDLTLTRSFTAPPPVLWHSFANPVRAAQWFGRWEGTPVRGGSLDLQMLYEDGLPWSRLQIAECSAPELLRLLVEDEYGSWDLEVRFQESSGGTRLDFIHHLDDPLAAESVGPGWEYYLDRLAATLTGGAVPEFDDYYPGQGPYFLAQARAAADYSDPPGTGGGTG is encoded by the coding sequence GTGCAACCAGAACCCACCGGCCGGATCCACCGCACCGGACCCCAGGCCTACGACCTGACGTTAACCCGAAGCTTCACCGCACCGCCGCCGGTGCTGTGGCACAGCTTTGCCAACCCGGTCCGGGCCGCGCAGTGGTTCGGGCGCTGGGAGGGCACGCCCGTCCGGGGCGGGAGCCTCGACCTGCAGATGCTGTACGAGGACGGACTTCCCTGGAGCCGGCTGCAGATCGCCGAATGCTCCGCGCCGGAGTTGCTGCGCCTGCTGGTCGAGGACGAATACGGCAGCTGGGACCTGGAAGTCCGGTTTCAGGAAAGTTCCGGCGGCACCCGGCTGGACTTCATCCACCATCTGGATGACCCGCTGGCCGCGGAGAGCGTTGGGCCGGGCTGGGAATACTATCTGGACCGGCTGGCCGCCACTCTTACCGGCGGCGCCGTTCCCGAGTTTGACGATTACTACCCCGGTCAGGGTCCGTATTTCCTGGCCCAGGCGCGGGCAGCCGCGGATTACAGTGATCCTCCGGGGACTGGCGGCGGGACTGGCTAG